The DNA segment ATAGGTAAGGTTCAAGCCTTTATTGCGACGCTGGTGACCATGACCTTATTGCGTGGTGTGACCATGGTATATACCGACGGTCGTCCAATTTCAACCGGTTTTACGGATGTTGCCGATAGTTTCTCATGGATCGGTACGGGTTATTTATTAGGTGTGCCAGTACCAGTCTGGATAATGGTTATTGTGTTTGCTTCGGTATGGTACTTACTTAATCATACGCGTTTTGGTCGTTATGTTTATGCCCTTGGTGGTAACGAAGCGGCGACACGTTTATCGGGTATTAACGTCGATAAAGTGAAGATTGGTGTTTATGCAATCTGTGGTTTACTGGCTGCACTCGCTGGTCTGATTGTGACCTCGCGACTCTCATCTGCGCAACCAACCGCGGGGATGGGGTATGAGTTAGATGCGATTGCAGCAGTCGTCGTTGGCGGTACCAGTCTTGCGGGTGGTAGAGGTCGAATTATGGGTACGCTGATCGGTGCATTAATTATCGGCTTCCTCAACAACGCATTAAATCTATTGGATGTATCTTCATACTTCCAAATGATTGCTAAAGCTGTGGTGATCTTACTGGCAGTATTAGTTGAAACGAAAAAGAAATAAAGAAATAAAGAAATAAAGAAGTAAGCAAGAGAAGCATAACAACAATAAAACTAGCGATAAATAGTCGTAATAAACAACCTGTGAACCTCAATACCCTATCTGAGGCAGCAGAATTAACGTAAGAAGGTATATGTAATGAAAAAATTAGCAACCTTGATCTCTGCCGCTGTCGTGTCAGTATCTTTCAGTGCAACCGTGATGGCGCAAGATACGATTGCAATGGTGGTGTCGACGCTAAACAACCCTTTCTTTGTCACCATGAAAGAAGGTGCAGAAGCGAAAGCGAAAACCTTAGGTTATAAGTTAATTGTGCTGGATTCACAAAACGATCCAAGTAAAGAATTAGCGAACATTGAAGATTTGACCGTGCGTGGCGTCAAAGCAATCTTAATCAACCCAACCGATTCCGATGCAGTATCGAATGCGATCCGTATGGCCAACCGCGCTAATATTCCAGTGATCACATTAGACCGTGGGGCGAGTCGCGGTAAAGTAGTGAGCCACATTGCGTCTGATAACGTTGCTGGTGGCGAAATGGCCGGCCAATATATCAGTGACACCATTGGCGCTAACGCAAAAGTGATCCAACTAGAAGGTATCGCGGGTACTTCTGCAGCACGTGAACGTGGTCAAGGTTTCATGAACGCGGTTGGAAAAAATAAAATGAATCTGCTTGCGAGTCAACCCGCTGATTTTGATCGTACTAAAGGTCTTAACGTAATGGAAAACATGCTTGCTGCTAACCCAGACGTACAAGCTGTATTCGCGCAAAATGATGAAATGGCATTAGGTGCATTACGTGCCGTTCAAGCATCCGGTAAAGACGTATTAATCGTTGGCTTTGATGGTACTAAAGACGGTATTGCTGCCGTTAATCGCGGTATCTTAGGCGCGACAATTGCACAACAACCTGCGTTAATTGGTGCACTTGGTGTTGAAACTGCGGACAGAGTACTTAAAGGTCTGCCTGTAGAGAAAAACATCGCGGTACCACTACAAGTTATTACTAAGTCATAATGTTCGGAAGGGAATAGCGTTAACCGTTATTCCCTTACTTTTTATTTTATTCTCTCCAGTTACAAAGTATTAAGGCTTGTTTATGAATAAATTAGTTGTGTTAGGTAGCGTTAACGCTGATCATGTTTTACAAGTTGCTTCTTTTCCGCGTCCAGGCGAAACCTTACTCGGGCATAGTTATGCTGTGATCCCCGGTGGTAAAGGGGCTAATCAGGCCGTTGCCGCTGCACGTTTAGGCGCAGATATTGCGTTTATCGCTTGTGTGGGTGATGACAGTTTTGGTGCTAATATGATCACCGAGTTTGGTCGTGATGGTATCAATACCCAAGCCGTGATGGTGGAACAAGATACCCCGACAGGGATCGCGATGATCCAAGTGGCGGCAACCGGTGAAAACAGCATTTGTATTTCGGCAGAAGCCAATGCCTGCTTAACGCCAGAACGCCTCGCACCACATAGCAAATTAATTGAGCAAGCGGATACACTGTTAATGCAATTAGAAACGCCGATTGCAACGATTACGCAAGCGGCTAAAATAGCGAATCAAGCGGGTACGCGTGTGGTATTAAATCCGGCGCCTGCACAGCCATTAAGTGATGAACTATTAGCTGTTGTTGATTTGATCACCCCCAACGAAACCGAAGCAGAATTATTAACGGGTATTAAAGTGACTGACATGGCGTCAGCGCAAGTAGCCGCTAATGCATTACATGCTAAAGGTATCAGCGAGGTGATGATCACGTTAGGTAGCCAAGGCGTATGGATCAGCAAGGCTGGCACTGGTAAGCAAGTAAAAGGTTTCCGTGTTGACGCGGTTGATACCACGGCTGCAGGTGATACCTTTAATGGTGGTTTACTTGCAGGGTTACAAGCAGGATTAGTACTCGATGACGCGATCCGTTTTGCCCATGCTGCCGCGGCCATCTCAGTAACCCGTGTTGGTGCTCAAACATCGATACCAACGAAAGCGGAAGTGGATGCATTTTTAGCGTTACAAAATTAACAATACCTTATTTTCACAATAAACGATGATGGACAAGATTAGCTGATGGCAACAATTAAAGACGTAGCAAAACATGCCGGTGTATCAACGTCAACGGTGAGTCATGTATTAAACAAAACGCGTTATGTGAGTGACGAGGTGTCTGCGCGCGTAAAAACGGCCGTTGACGAGTTACGTTACGCACCGTCGGCATTAGCACGTAGCCTTAAAGTCCAGAGTACCAAAACCTTTGGTATGTTAGTAACAACCTCGACCAATCCGTTTTTTGCTGAAGTATTGAAAGGTGTTGAACGTCGTTGTTATGAGTATGGTTATAATTTAATTCT comes from the Moritella yayanosii genome and includes:
- the rbsK gene encoding ribokinase translates to MNKLVVLGSVNADHVLQVASFPRPGETLLGHSYAVIPGGKGANQAVAAARLGADIAFIACVGDDSFGANMITEFGRDGINTQAVMVEQDTPTGIAMIQVAATGENSICISAEANACLTPERLAPHSKLIEQADTLLMQLETPIATITQAAKIANQAGTRVVLNPAPAQPLSDELLAVVDLITPNETEAELLTGIKVTDMASAQVAANALHAKGISEVMITLGSQGVWISKAGTGKQVKGFRVDAVDTTAAGDTFNGGLLAGLQAGLVLDDAIRFAHAAAAISVTRVGAQTSIPTKAEVDAFLALQN
- the rbsC gene encoding ribose ABC transporter permease; this translates as MTKTLTRKFFTKEWLFEQKSLIALIFLIVVVSFLNPYFFTTGNILNILRQTSVSAIIAVGMTLVILTGGIDLGVGSVLALCGAFAATLISMEVSVMIAVPVALFAGAALGAMSGIIIAIGKVQAFIATLVTMTLLRGVTMVYTDGRPISTGFTDVADSFSWIGTGYLLGVPVPVWIMVIVFASVWYLLNHTRFGRYVYALGGNEAATRLSGINVDKVKIGVYAICGLLAALAGLIVTSRLSSAQPTAGMGYELDAIAAVVVGGTSLAGGRGRIMGTLIGALIIGFLNNALNLLDVSSYFQMIAKAVVILLAVLVETKKK
- the rbsB gene encoding ribose ABC transporter substrate-binding protein RbsB; translation: MKKLATLISAAVVSVSFSATVMAQDTIAMVVSTLNNPFFVTMKEGAEAKAKTLGYKLIVLDSQNDPSKELANIEDLTVRGVKAILINPTDSDAVSNAIRMANRANIPVITLDRGASRGKVVSHIASDNVAGGEMAGQYISDTIGANAKVIQLEGIAGTSAARERGQGFMNAVGKNKMNLLASQPADFDRTKGLNVMENMLAANPDVQAVFAQNDEMALGALRAVQASGKDVLIVGFDGTKDGIAAVNRGILGATIAQQPALIGALGVETADRVLKGLPVEKNIAVPLQVITKS